The region GTGGCGGTGTAGCCTTCAGGATGTCCGACATGCAGCCCCGCGCCGGAAGGATAGGGGAACATATCCAGGATGTAGTACTTCGGCTTTTCACTGCCGGGTTCACCCGGATTGGCGGCGCGGAATGACTTGTGCTGCTCCCAGTAGGCCTGCCATTTGGGCTCGATCTCGGGAAATGGATATTGTTTTCGGGTGCGCATGTTGTTTAAGGCGTGACAGCTTACCGTGCCGGTAGCGGTTGCAAAGTAGGAAAAAAGAAGAGTGCGAAAAATAAAACTTGCGGAAGTATGGCATGCATGCCATACTCAGTGCCATGAAAATGACCATGCACATTGATGAGGCCTTGTTGGAAAGGGTCATGGAATGGACCGGCGCCGGAAGCAAGACCGAGGCTGTGGCCCTGGCGTTGAAGGAATTTGACCGGAAGGCCCGGTTGAAGGATTTTTCCAGGAAGGGAATGGGCTTCACGACGGCCGAGTTGAAAGCGGCTGTGGATCCTTCCTATGACCTGATGGCCCTTAGGCTGGCTGAGAGTCCCACGACCTACAAGGTCCGCAGGAAAAAGAAATAAAGTTCCCGCCATGATCCTGGTGGATTCCTGTGTTTATATCGATTGCCTGCGCGAAGGGCGCGATGTATTTGAAGCCCTGAGGCCCTGGGCAAATCGCTTTGACCTGGCAACCTGCGGCATCGTCCGCTGCGAGGTGCTGGGAGGGGTGCGCAGACCCAAGCTCCGGCAAAAACTGTCGGAATATATGGATTGCATGCTCTATGTTCCCAGCATGGGCAGGATTTGGAAAAGAACCGAGACGTTGGCATGGGAACTGGACCGGCAGGGGAAAAGCCTGCCGTTGACCGATTTGATCATTGCCGTTTCCGCGATGGAAACAGGAG is a window of Candidatus Methylacidiphilales bacterium DNA encoding:
- a CDS encoding type II toxin-antitoxin system VapB family antitoxin, with the translated sequence MHAILSAMKMTMHIDEALLERVMEWTGAGSKTEAVALALKEFDRKARLKDFSRKGMGFTTAELKAAVDPSYDLMALRLAESPTTYKVRRKKK
- a CDS encoding PIN domain-containing protein, producing MILVDSCVYIDCLREGRDVFEALRPWANRFDLATCGIVRCEVLGGVRRPKLRQKLSEYMDCMLYVPSMGRIWKRTETLAWELDRQGKSLPLTDLIIAVSAMETGAAVLSYDHHFNLIPGLKVFSSLELE